ACTGAAATTGTGCACAGTTTACTCCTCTTTCATAGAATTTTGCATCTTCAACAGGGTTCTTTTCATAATTGATGATCTTATCAATCACCACATTTGCCTCTTCAATAGTGCTTACAGAGATACGACCTCTAGCCATATCCGGAGTGTAGTCATTGGCACCATCCATACATGCATAAGGAAGGTCTCCATAATATGGATCTCCATCACTCTTCTTAAATGGGAAGGATGGTATCTGCTCGATATCGCCAATCAAAACAAAATATTTAGGTTTTGGATTCATGGTACGATAACGATGAGCAATTTCTGCTCTTGCTGTTGTTGTAGTCCAATTATTTCTTGAAATCACTTCTACCTTATACCCCATGCTAGCTTTCCAATTTGCCAACTTCTGAGCTGCCTCTTTGAACATGCTGTGGGTGATGATCAGATAATCTTTGGCTTCTACTCCTGCAGATTTGCGAATAAGGCCATTGCTTTTTACGATATCTTCACCATTCACTGCACTGTTTCTTAAAAACTGTACTGCATTGGGATTCATATCTGTAACCACTTTGTGGTCTGCTCCATTCACACGATATACAATCTTTGAGTATACACGTAGCTTGTTCGTAACAGGATTGTATTGCACTGGACATACCTGAACTTTTGCGATACGAGTATCTCTCATGATTTGGTTCTCAACCAACTTCACTTGATGATTAGGATAGAAAGCATCTTTTCCATAGACATTTTCATCCCTTACAAATTCTGGTTCTGCATCACCTTGGGTATCGGTTGCAAGTTCTAATGCTGGGTGAATTAAGAAACCATCTATTTCGATAAACTCGGAATCGACCAACTCTACGGTTGGCATTTGATTCTTATCCATCACATACATGTCGTTTCTCATAGGTAGGGCTGGTGCACCCACTTTCCCTGTTTGACCAAATCCGTCAATATGAAGATAAGAGTAAGTCTCTCCTTCTACAATCTTATCCGTGGCAAGGGCTCCAGGGAATTGATAAAAGGTTACTTCTCTTCCATTTTGATCTGTAAGGTCTCTTTTGGGAACAATCTTTTGTTCTTTACGTGTACTTTTTCGGGCTTTTTTGCTGAAAGGAATGTAGCGATCCTTTCCAAACCCAACCATACTCATACAAAGTATAAGTGTGGCTAAAAGGTAAACTTTTTTCATAGATGATATGATTGATTAATAAATTTAGAGTCTCTTGTTGTTAGAGACTTTTAACTAAGTTACTTAAAAAGTATTAATAAACTAATGATTTTTTGTAATTAACTGTAAAAATACATCATAAACATGTCTGATATTTCGTAATATTTAACAACAAATGACTTTCATTATGTTTTTAGGGTATTGTATTAAATAGTAAAGTGTAATATGTCGTCTAAGGAAGTTTTCTTGTTTTTATTTCTAGATTGTAGATTGCTACTGGTTTATTATGTTAGTAAATGTATATTACATTGGTTGTTGTTATAATGTTTTATAATAAGAATTGGGTTCATTGTGTCTTATAGTATCAGGCTATTTTATATGATGTTTTTTAGTTTCACGAACTCAAATAAACACTATATTAATTTTATGTTTATTTGATATGGTACACTTATGGAGTATTGATGAGATTTTTTACTTATTATACTGTCTCTTTTCTCTATTTACACCGTACTTTGGTTACCCTTCCTTTACCCTTTGGTTACCCTTTGGTTACTCTAGCAGTAACCAAAGGGTAAAGGAACTGTCATTGAAGGGTAAGGGAAGTACGGCGCTGATAGATAATTGTTCCTCACTTTTTCTTTGTAGCATCAGAAGAATTGCGCTTTTATATCTAGTATGTTGTTTTCTGAGTTTTTTTTACTTAATCTATCAAAATTAAAAGATCGATGGTGGAGGTTGATAATGTTAAATGTCTGGGTAGATTTCGTTATTGATAAAAAGCAGGTGATGATTCATTTGGTGTAGAAACTTCTATTATCAGTAGTGATTTACTGAATCTTTACGATGAGTGTAGATATAAGAGAAAATAGATAGAAGTTGATATTGGAGAGATATGTTGTTTTATAATACGATGTTGGCAATTCTTTTTTATATATCGATATAATAAAGGTTCTTCCATGAATTGCGTATATGAACAAAAAGACTGGTAAACATATTCTATAGTTATTTCTTATATAAAACGCTATAGACTATGAATACCAGTAGTATATATCATTGTTTAGGATTACAAGACCAGCAATTATTATCCACATCCTATGTTGGAGATACCATCCAACTTAAAGTTAAAACAAAAAAAGACAAACTACGTTGTAGTCGCTGTAAAAGAATGCATGTTATTTGTTGTGGAGTTGTTGAACGTAGTTTCAAGGGGCCAATGATAGGCAAAAAGAAGTGCGTTATTATCATAGATGTTCAACGCCTTTATTGCAAGAAATGCAAGATCGTACGTCAGGAACATTTAAGGTTTGCAAAAGAGCAGAAGTCCTATATTCGATCTTTAGAGAAGATGGTTTTACTTCTCTCTTCTCATATGACGATTCAATCAATCAGTCGACTTTTAGATCTTAACTGGAATATTGTAAAAGATATCATTAAGTCTCACTTAAAATCAAAATATCATTCTCCTGGGCTAAAGGGGGTGAAACATATTGCTATCGATGAATTCGCAGTGAGGAAGGGACATGTATACATGACTTGTGTATATGACTTAGATAAAGGAGTCGTTTTGCATGTAGGAAAAGGTAAAGGTTCCGAATCATTGGTTCCATTTTGGAAACGAATAAAGATCAATAAAGTCCAAATAGAATCTGTTGCTATTGATATGTCAGCTGCCTATATCCTTTCAGTAAAGACCAATGCACCTAAAGCTACTATGGTATTTGACCATTTCCATATAATAAAGAAACTAAATGAGACTATAAGTAAAATTAGAAGAGATCTTTACAACAAAGAGAAGGATAAGGTTATCAAGAAAAGTTTAAAAGGAAGTCGTTGGCTATTGTTAAAGAACCCAGAGAATCTCAACCTTCAGAAAGGGGAAGACTCAAGACTTGAAAAAGTATTAGAAACGAATACCACCTTGTTTTACGCATATTATTTGAAAGAAGAATTGAGAGAATTATGGAATCAAGATAATATTAGAGACGCTTCAAAATTACTTAAACAATGGATAGAAGAGGCAAATGAGACTGAAATCCCTCAGCTTAAGAAAATGGTAGAACTATTGACCAAACACAAAACAGGAATTCTAAATTGGTATAAGTGCAATATCTCCACGGGGCCTTTAGAAG
The Prolixibacteraceae bacterium DNA segment above includes these coding regions:
- a CDS encoding ISL3 family transposase encodes the protein MNTSSIYHCLGLQDQQLLSTSYVGDTIQLKVKTKKDKLRCSRCKRMHVICCGVVERSFKGPMIGKKKCVIIIDVQRLYCKKCKIVRQEHLRFAKEQKSYIRSLEKMVLLLSSHMTIQSISRLLDLNWNIVKDIIKSHLKSKYHSPGLKGVKHIAIDEFAVRKGHVYMTCVYDLDKGVVLHVGKGKGSESLVPFWKRIKINKVQIESVAIDMSAAYILSVKTNAPKATMVFDHFHIIKKLNETISKIRRDLYNKEKDKVIKKSLKGSRWLLLKNPENLNLQKGEDSRLEKVLETNTTLFYAYYLKEELRELWNQDNIRDASKLLKQWIEEANETEIPQLKKMVELLTKHKTGILNWYKCNISTGPLEGINNKIKTLKRQAYGYRDLDFFMLKIKAMHQDIYAKCG